A stretch of the Notamacropus eugenii isolate mMacEug1 chromosome 2, mMacEug1.pri_v2, whole genome shotgun sequence genome encodes the following:
- the TEX44 gene encoding testis-expressed protein 44: MSSFSSQDAGAVPTENENPETAVSNKNDVIPLPSGKSEPVSEADQNLTQNDDNSSLIYLDAGEVLPLSKSQDLSEDDAHIPNSQLLLIFEREMLPELEAAQSNNSIVCPPVYNPVCQVAMAPQPLSPRPSTFLTGEDDSDNDSYMRSITSLVGGGEGPIRSLTDILVWTETAMGTATGLLNASHTSMTDILHGTGTALRSMTNLLSGARSVLTSGLLSGTGNVLRTMSQLIGDIERRTVEGIRFAFRFVAHHMSPHRNYTDCDNG; the protein is encoded by the coding sequence ATGAGCTCCTTCTCATCACAGGATGCTGGAGCTGTCCCCACAGAAAATGAAAACCCTGAGACTGCCGTAAGCAATAAGAATGATGTGATCCCCCTTCCTAGCGGCAAGTCAGAGCCTGTCAGTGAAGCAGACCAGAACCTTACTCAGAATGATGATAACTCCTCTCTGATCTACTTGGACGCCGGGGAGGTCCTACCTTTATCCAAAAGCCAGGACTTGAGTGAGGATGATGCTCACATCCCCAATAGCCAGCTCTTGCTCATCTTTGAGAGGGAGATGTTGCCTGAACTGGAGGCTGCCCAGTCTAACAACTCCATCGTCTGCCCCCCGGTTTACAACCCTGTATGCCAGGTGGCCATGGCCCCCCAGCCTCTCAGCCCACGGCCCAGCACTTTCCTGACTGGTGAGGACGACAGTGATAATGACAGCTACATGAGGTCCATCACCAGtctggtggggggtggggaagggccCATCCGTTCTCTGACTGACATCCTGGTCTGGACAGAGACAGCCATGGGCACAGCCACTGGGCTTCTGAATGCCAGCCACACGTCCATGACCGACATACTTCATGGCACAGGGACTGCCCTGCGCTCCATGACCAACCTGCTGAGTGGGGCCCGATCTGTTCTGACCTCTGGGCTGTTGTCTGGAACTGGTAACGTGCTTCGGACCATGAGCCAACTGATAGGAGACATTGAGAGAAGAACCGTTGAGGGGATTCGCTTTGCCTTCCGCTTTGTGGCCCACCACATGTCTCCCCATAGGAATTACACTGACTGCGACAATGGCTAA